The Juglans microcarpa x Juglans regia isolate MS1-56 chromosome 2S, Jm3101_v1.0, whole genome shotgun sequence genome has a window encoding:
- the LOC121251609 gene encoding inhibitor of trypsin and hageman factor produces MASECPGKNSWPELVGASGEAAAEKIEAENSNVHVTVLLEGTPVTKDFRCDRVRVWVKESGVVYEVPRVG; encoded by the exons atgGCATCTGAATGTCCAG GTAAGAACTCATGGCCGGAGCTGGTTGGAGCAAGTGGGGAGGCTGCAGCGGAAAAGATAGAAGCAGAGAATAGCAACGTGCATGTAACTGTGCTGCTGGAAGGGACGCCAGTGACTAAGGACTTTAGGTGTGACAGGGTCAGGGTTTGGGTTAAGGAGAGTGGTGTTGTTTATGAAGTTCCTCGAGTtggatag